A section of the Triticum dicoccoides isolate Atlit2015 ecotype Zavitan chromosome 7A, WEW_v2.0, whole genome shotgun sequence genome encodes:
- the LOC119330504 gene encoding uncharacterized protein LOC119330504 — MKASIKFRDDDRPLMRAKVPIGVLGLPFQSGLSAGGDPRELRFDLSTAFASGPALRLSYRPNDPGLPFAISIRAGAGALGSPVRAPFFLAAEFNLLSANSGSPGFFLLLKPRLGDFSLSHTLRSSTSPPPRTVGVVSDGEGRDREDELSYKAFSLSGSGFAADVAAAGRSGGVGALLSGMRLTTRSVLPLWGRASMRFNWGIRAPPGLQAAFADDRKDARVPVCKMPLLVINKISIEQAPHADKKKDSKADVDVSLPAIDATDALDRAGHAADGEGFSLMRRQLEAMNAESGMLRRAVDELRTEIGRGRAASVAAVGRPPPQPHHGFSVKPDRRGGGKEPAAENSAMPAPDEVGEELKRALEARRR; from the coding sequence ATGAAGGCGTCTATCAAGTTCCGCGACGACGACCGGCCGCTGATGCGGGCCAAGGTGCCGATCGGCGTGCTCGGGCTGCCGTTCCAGTCCGGCCTCTCCGCTGGCGGCGATCCCCGGGAGCTCCGCTTCGATCTCTCCACCGCTTTCGCCTCCGGGCCAGCTCTCCGCTTATCGTATCGCCCCAACGACCCTGGTCTCCCCTTCGCCATCTCCATCCGCGCCGGTGCCGGAGCCCTCGGCTCCCCTGtccgggcccccttcttcctcgccgccgAGTTCAACCTCCTCTCTGCCAACTCTGGATCTCctggcttcttcctcctcctcaagcCCCGCCTTGGCGATTTCTCACTTTCCCACACGCTCCGGTCGTCCACGTCTCCTCCGCCCCGTACGGTCGGGGTGGTCTCCGACGGCGAAGGGCGCGACCGCGAGGACGAGCTGAGCTACAAGGCGTTCTCGTTGAGCGGGAGCGGGTTCGCGGCGGACGTTGCCGCGGCGGGGAGGAGCGGCGGCGTCGGCGCGCTGCTGTCCGGGATGCGGTTGACCACGAGGAGCGTGCTCCCGCTCTGGGGCAGGGCGAGCATGCGGTTCAACTGGGGGATCCGCGCGCCACCGGGGCTGCAGGCAGCGTTCGCCGACGACCGCAAGGACGCGCGCGTGCCCGTCTGCAAGATGCCGCTGCTGGTCATCAACAAGATCTCCATCGAGCAGGCGCCACACGCCGACAAGAAGAAAGACAGCAAAGCAGATGTAGATGTCTCGCTGCCTGCCATCGACGCCACGGACGCGTTGGATAGAGCGGGTCACGCCGCCGACGGCGAGGGGTTCTCACTGATGAGGCGGCAACTGGAGGCGATGAACGCGGAGAGCGGGATGCTCCGCCGCGCCGTGGACGAGCTGCGCACCGAGATCGGGCGCGGCAGGGCCGCGTCCGTGGCAGCGGTAGGGAGGCCGCCGCCACAGCCGCATCACGGGTTCTCGGTGAAGCCGGATCGTCGGGGCGGTGGGAAGGAGCCAGCGGCGGAGAACTCAGCGATGCCAGCGCCGGACGAGGTGGGGGAGGAGTTGAAGAGGGCACTGGAGGCGCGCCGGAGATGA